The Humulus lupulus chromosome 4, drHumLupu1.1, whole genome shotgun sequence genome has a window encoding:
- the LOC133830615 gene encoding uncharacterized protein LOC133830615 isoform X1: protein MENSGEAVDDQSTGWFKVKKKHRNSSKLSLQSWIGEFSEKNASHPSGSKPPLSGNNVNSRDKRRYHHPKGEGHFSVHSQSATDAVTVLNKDKQNARHPDDSVVKQNIECHKSSPQNVANSSGVKSIEKLPQIDKPDLVDDTDSFRPDYNGKLHSENAFGVGIKFGAIEDDNLMLCREHESDHNLVSCTNSQENKLVSASAPADAVVDQMHPVAPKDQQFEDNINNLNEVSAKNVEGFTINENMTHLESGVSNCKDMHVKLVNRVNEAASSPSGVEVKVQDPTVTAELEVKVKDPLVTAEVEVKVKDPLPKVTAEVSDGENQETSKIDEDLSNAVMVEDHPELVSPGNNGPKISEKQHSSTAPSEDPMDLHDGTVQENTSNSHNMNIPGECDTVESKERFRQRLWCFLFENLNRAVDELYLLCELECDVEQMKEAILVLEEAASDFKDLTTRVEEFEKMKRSSSQFNNGVPLNLKSDHRRPHALSWEVRRMTTSAQKAEILSSSLEAFKKIQRERATLHQGSDAKVSLHLQSDDKLKKLSTLSDEISNAKNLIGDLSTVQQNTKLVSSTKSNSVLNGRVSSQVSSSNIITLKLPPRDSSAAAGKSKREQSAGFEAEKLLPRKAKMLAEGVSEKNSKLTDNCKRHNTLSEQDKEKEKRNSAPWRSMDAWKEKRNWEDILSSPYRVSSRVSHSPGMSRRSAERTRMLHDKLMSPEKKKKTAKDLKREAEEKHARALRIRSELENERVQKLQRTSEKLNRVSEWQAVRSMKLREGMHARQQRSESRHEAFLAQVVKRAGDESSKVNEVRFITSLNEENKKLMLRQKLHDSELRRAEKLQVMKSKQKEDMAREEAVLERRKLIEAEKLQRLAETQRRKEEAQFRREEERKASSAAREARALEQLRRREERAKAQQEEAELLAQKLAEKLSESEQRRKFYLEQIRERASMDFRDHSPLLRRSLNKEGQGKSTPANPGEENQASCLSGLVGSAFATNNVTLQHSMKRRIKKIRQRLMALKYEFPEPLVGAENTGIGYRTTVGTARVKIGRWLQELQRLRQARKEGAASIGLITAEIIKFVDGKDAELQASRQAGLLDFVASALPASHTSKPEAWQVTIHLLKLLKVVLSMRANRSYFLAQNLLPPIIPMLSAALENYIKIAASLNVPGNTSLPSSKTSAEQFESISEVLDGFLWTVTTIIGHINCEEQQLQMRDGLLELLTAYQVIHRLRDLFALYDRPQVEGSPFPSSILLSIYSLVVLTSRPETNSVIDWEYIHTETLLLNRNQEAKFAESVDTVFLIDNSEDLRTPLSTLNASKVVHLPDVPEDTTLGESYRINKIVLGSTARDTEKEQTNSSVEENKAITDNPDFLDESEKIQIEDTMKSFPLHKDERILIDVRVEQKIDNVLNLEQPVQFLLSAISETGLVSLLSVLTAVLLQANNRLSSEQASCILPSNFEEVATGVLKVLNNLALLDLKFLQRMLARPDLKMEFFHLSSFLLSHCTNKWKAASDQVGMLLLESLSLLGHFALFHPGNQAVLRWGKTPTILHKICDLPFVFFSDPELMPILASTLVAACYGCNQNKGVVQQEISTEMLLPLLESCRRMLALRYNSNSDHCPVNESCDSQLSAEHKKLQVDVPTRSIRHNSRNTRILGKINGSGNSTRNGKLRNHRDCKATKNWEEVALKPNMTALETSSLMLHYRLPLSFINRAECFFSSGAP from the exons ATGGAGAATAGTGGAGAAGCAGTGGATGATCAGAGCACTGGATGGTTCAAAGTAAAAAAG AAACATAGAAATAGCTCGAAGTTGTCTCTACAGAGTTGGATTGGAGAATTTTCAGAGAAAAATGCTTCCCACCCTTCGGGTAGTAAGCCTCCATTGAGTGGAAACAATGTGAATTCCCGTGACAAGAGAAGATATCATCATCCCAAAGGAGAGGGACATTTTTCTGTACATAGTCAAAGTGCTACAGATGCCGTCACTGTGTTAAATAAAGACAAACAAAATGCGCGGCATCCTGATGACAGTGTTGTTAAGCAAAACATTGAATGTCACAAATCATCTCCTCAGAATGTTGCAAATTCTAGTGGAGTTAAATCTATTGAGAAACTGCCTCAAATAGATAAACCTGATTTGGTTGATGATACTGACAGTTTTCGCCCAGACTATAATGGGAAGCTGCATTCCGAAAATGCTTTTGGAGTTGGAATCAAGTTTGGTGCTATAGAAGATGACAATTTAATGCTTTGTAGGGAGCATGAAAGTGATCATAATTTGGTCTCTTGTACAAATTCTCAAGAAAACAAATTGGTGTCGGCATCTGCACCTGCAGATGCTGTTGTTGATCAAATGCATCCTGTAGCTCCTAAAGACCAACAGTTTGAAGATAATATTAATAACTTAAATGAAGTATCTGCCAAAAATGTTGAAGGATTTACCATCAATGAAAATATGACTCATCTAGAAAGTGGTGTTTCAAATTGCAAGGATATGCATGTTAAACTTGTCAACCGAGTAAATGAAGCTGCTAGTAGTCCCTCTGGTGTAGAGGTGAAAGTTCAGGATCCTACAGTTACAGCTGAGTTAGAGGTGAAAGTTAAGGATCCTTTAGTTACAGCTGAGGTAGAGGTGAAGGTTAAGGATCCTCTTCCTAAAGTTACAGCTGAGGTTAGTGATGGAGAAAATCAGGAGACATCTAAGATAGATGAGGATTTAAGTAATGCAGTTATGGTTGAGGATCATCCCGAGTTAGTCTCACCTGGCAATAATGGACCTAAAATTTCTGAAAAACAACATTCCTCCACAGCACCTAGTGAAGACCCCATGGATCTTCATGATGGCACCGTACAAGAAAACACGTCAAACTCTCATAACATGAATATCCCTGGAGAATGTGACACAGTTGAAAGCAAGGAAAGGTTTAGGCAGCGGCTTTGGTGCTTTTTGTTTGAGAATCTTAACAGGGCTGTAGATGAACTTTATCTCCTCTGTGAATTAGAATGTGATGTGGAGCAGATGAAAGAAGCCATTCTTGTTCTTGAAGAGGCTGCATCTGATTTTAAAGATCTAACCACTAGAGTGGAAGAGTTTGAAAAAATGAAAAGGTCGTCTTCTCAGTTCAATAATGGAGTGCCACTTAATTTGAAAAGTGACCATCGTAGACCACATGCTTTGTCATGGGAG GTGCGAAGAATGACGACTTCAGCACAAAAAGCAGAGATACTTTCTTCATCTCTTGAAGCTTTTAAGAAAATTCAGCGAGAAAGAGCTACCTTACATCAAGGTAGTGATGCAAAAGTGTCGTTGCATCTCCAATCTGATGACAAACTTAAGAAGTTGTCTACATTAAGTGATGAAATTTCCAATGCGAAGAATTTGATAGGGGACCTGAGTACAGTACAACAGAATACTAAGTTAGTTAGTTCCACCAAATCAAACTCTGTACTGAATGGGCGTGTGTCTTCTCAGGTTTCTTCTTCTAACATCATTACATTGAAATTACCTCCTAGGGATAGTTCTGCTGCTGCTGGAAAGAGTAAGAGAGAACAATCTGCTGGATTTGAAGCAGAGAAACTGCTTCCCAGGAAAGCTAAGATGTTAGCAGAAGGTGTATCTGAGAAAAATTCTAAATTGACAGATAATTGCAAGCGGCATAATACTCTATCTGAACAAGAcaaggaaaaagaaaagagaaactcAGCTCCTTGGAGATCCATGGATGCATGGAAGGAGAAGAGGAACTGGGAGGACATACTTTCATCTCCTTATCGAGTCTCTTCCCGTGTTTCTCACTCACCAGGAATGAGCAGGAGGAGTGCTGAGCGCACACGTATGTTGCATGATAAACTAATGTCTcctgaaaagaaaaagaaaactgcCAAGGATCTAAAGAGGGAAGCCGAAGAAAAGCATGCAAGGGCTTTGAGGATTAGAAGTGAGCTTGAGAATGAGAGAGTTCAGAAACTTCAGCGAACATCAGAAAAGTTAAATAGAGTAAGTGAATGGCAAGCTGTTCGAAGCATGAAGTTACGCGAGGGAATGCATGCTCGGCAACAACGCAGTGAATCTCGGCATGAAGCCTTTCTAGCTCAAGTTGTGAAGAGAGCTGGTGATGAGAGTAGCAAAGTTAATGAAGTTCGTTTTATTACTTCCTtaaatgaagagaataagaaaCTTATGTTGAGACAAAAACTACATGATTCTGAGTTGAGGAGAGCTGAGAAGCTTCAAGTTATGAAATCAAAACAAAAAGAGGATATGGCAAGAGAAGAGGCTGTTTTAGAACGTAGGAAACTAATTGAAGCTGAAAAGTTACAGCGTCTTGCTGAGACACAAAGGAGGAAGGAAGAGGCTCAATTTAGAAGGGAAGAAGAACGTAAAGCATCAAGTGCAGCACGAGAGGCACGGGCGTTGGAACAACTTCGTCGGAGGGAAGAaagagccaaggctcaacaagaagaAGCtgaacttcttgcccaaaaattGGCTGAGAAACTCAGCGAAAGTGAGCAACGTCGAAAGTTCTACCTGGAGCAAATAAGAGAGAGAGCTTCGATGGATTTCAGGGATCATTCTCCATTACTACGTCGTTCTTTGAATAAGGAGGGTCAAGGTAAATCTACACCTGCTAACCCTGGTGAAGAAAATCAGGCAAGCTGTTTGTCAGGGTTAGTAGGTTCTGCTTTTGCAACAAATAATGTCACCTTGCAGCATTCAATGAAGCGAAGGATTAAAAAAATTCGACAAAGACTTATGGCTCTAAAGTATGAATTTCCTGAACCTCTTGTTGGTGCTGAAAATACTGGAATTGGGTATAGAACGACAGTGGGAACTGCAAGGGTGAAAATTGGGAGGTGGCTTCAGGAACTTCAAAGGCTTCGACAGGCAAGAAAAGAAGGAGCTGCGAGTATTGGGTTAATAACAGCTGAGATAATTAAG TTTGTAGATGGAAAGGATGCTGAACTACAGGCTTCTCGCCAAGCTGGTCTTCTTGATTTTGTAGCTTCGGCTTTGCCTGCTTCTCATACATCAAAACCTGAAGCCTGGCAAGTGACAATACATCTTCTTAAGCTTTTGAAGGTTGTTTTGTCCATGCGTGCAAACAGGAGCTATTTTCTTGCTCAGAATCTCTTACCTCCAATCATCCCAATGCTGTCAGCTGCCCTTGAAAACTATATAAAGATTGCAGCATCTCTAAATGTCCCTGGTAATACTAGCTTGCCTTCAAGCAAAACTTCAGCTGAACAATTTGAATCGATATCTGAAGTATTGGATGGTTTCTTATGGACTGTGACAACAATAATCGGTCACATAAATTGCGAGGAACAACAGCTCCAAATGCGGGATGGCTTGCTAGAGCTATTGACTGCATACCAAGTTATTCACCGACTACGTGATCTTTTTGCTCTTTATGATCGACCCCAAGTAGAAGGATCTCCCTTCCCTTCTTCTATTCTCTTAAGCATATATTCATTGGTGGTTTTGACATCCAGACCTGAAACAAATTCTGTGATTGATTGGGAATATATACATACAGAAACACTATTACTGAACAGAAATCAGGAGGCCAAATTTGCAGAATCTGTGGATACTGTATTTCTTATAGATAACTCTGAAGATCTTAGGACTCCATTGTCTACACTGAATGCAAGTAAAGTTGTGCATCTACCGGATGTACCAGAAGATACGACATTAGGTGAATCGTATAGGATAAATAAAATTGTGTTAGGATCTACCGCACGGGATACTGAAAAAGAGCAGACTAATTCATCGGTTGAGGAAAATAAGGCCATCACGGACAATCCAGATTTTCTAGATGAATCTGAGAAAATTCAAATTGAAGACACAATGAAGTCTTTTCCACTCCATAAGGATGAGAGGATCTTGATTGATGTTAGAGTAGAACAAAAGATTGATAATGTTCTGAACCTGGAGCAACCTGTGCAGTTTCTTCTTTCTGCCATCTCAGAAACTGGGCTCGTCAGTCTTCTTTCTGTGTTGACAGCTGTGTTACTGCAGGCAAATAATAGGTTGTCTTCTGAACAG GCCTCATGTATTCTACCCTCAAATTTTGAGGAGGTGGCAACTGGAGTTCTGAAGGTGTTGAACAATTTAGCTCTTTTGGATCTTAAATTTTTGCAGAGAATGCTG GCGAGGCCAGACctgaaaatggaattcttccattTATCGAGTTTCCTCCTTTCCCATTGCACCAACAAGTGGAAAGCAGCTAGTGATCAG GTTGGTATGCTTCTTCTTGAATCTCTGTCACTACTTGGTCATTTTGCTCTGTTCCACCCAGGAAATCAAGCTGTTCTTCGATGGGGAAAGACTCCTACTATCCTTCATAAG ATATGCGATCTACCCTTTGTATTCTTCAGTGACCCCGAGCTGATGCCAATTTTAGCTAGCACACTGGTTGCTGCTTGTTATGGGTGCAACCAGAACAAGGGTGTAGTTCAGCAGGAAATTAGTACAGAAATGCTGCTCCCCCTCTTAGAATCTTGCAGGAGAATGCTGGCACTCCGGTATAATTCAAACTCAGACCATTGCCCTGTAAATGAGTCTTGTGATAGTCAGCTGAGTGCTGAACATAAGAAGCTCCAGGTTGATGTTCCGACAAGGTCTATCCGTCACAACTCTCGAAACACTAGAATTTTGGGGAAAATTAatggttcaggaaacagcacgAGAAATGGCAAGCTGAGAAATCATAGGGACTGTAAAGCAACAAAGAATTGGGAAGAAGTGGCTCTGAAGCCTAATATGACAGCTTTAGAAACTTCCTCCTTGATGTTACATTATAGATTACCTCTTAGTTTCATCAATCGGGCGGAGTGTTTCTTTTCATCGGGGGCCCCATAG
- the LOC133830615 gene encoding uncharacterized protein LOC133830615 isoform X2, producing the protein MENSGEAVDDQSTGWFKVKKKHRNSSKLSLQSWIGEFSEKNASHPSGSKPPLSGNNVNSRDKRRYHHPKGEGHFSVHSQSATDAVTVLNKDKQNARHPDDSVVKQNIECHKSSPQNVANSSGVKSIEKLPQIDKPDLVDDTDSFRPDYNGKLHSENAFGVGIKFGAIEDDNLMLCREHESDHNLVSCTNSQENKLVSASAPADAVVDQMHPVAPKDQQFEDNINNLNEVSAKNVEGFTINENMTHLESGVSNCKDMHVKLVNRVNEAASSPSGVEVKVQDPTVTAELEVKVKDPLVTAEVEVKVKDPLPKVTAEVSDGENQETSKIDEDLSNAVMVEDHPELVSPGNNGPKISEKQHSSTAPSEDPMDLHDGTVQENTSNSHNMNIPGECDTVESKERFRQRLWCFLFENLNRAVDELYLLCELECDVEQMKEAILVLEEAASDFKDLTTRVEEFEKMKRSSSQFNNGVPLNLKSDHRRPHALSWEVRRMTTSAQKAEILSSSLEAFKKIQRERATLHQGSDAKVSLHLQSDDKLKKLSTLSDEISNAKNLIGDLSTVQQNTKDSSAAAGKSKREQSAGFEAEKLLPRKAKMLAEGVSEKNSKLTDNCKRHNTLSEQDKEKEKRNSAPWRSMDAWKEKRNWEDILSSPYRVSSRVSHSPGMSRRSAERTRMLHDKLMSPEKKKKTAKDLKREAEEKHARALRIRSELENERVQKLQRTSEKLNRVSEWQAVRSMKLREGMHARQQRSESRHEAFLAQVVKRAGDESSKVNEVRFITSLNEENKKLMLRQKLHDSELRRAEKLQVMKSKQKEDMAREEAVLERRKLIEAEKLQRLAETQRRKEEAQFRREEERKASSAAREARALEQLRRREERAKAQQEEAELLAQKLAEKLSESEQRRKFYLEQIRERASMDFRDHSPLLRRSLNKEGQGKSTPANPGEENQASCLSGLVGSAFATNNVTLQHSMKRRIKKIRQRLMALKYEFPEPLVGAENTGIGYRTTVGTARVKIGRWLQELQRLRQARKEGAASIGLITAEIIKFVDGKDAELQASRQAGLLDFVASALPASHTSKPEAWQVTIHLLKLLKVVLSMRANRSYFLAQNLLPPIIPMLSAALENYIKIAASLNVPGNTSLPSSKTSAEQFESISEVLDGFLWTVTTIIGHINCEEQQLQMRDGLLELLTAYQVIHRLRDLFALYDRPQVEGSPFPSSILLSIYSLVVLTSRPETNSVIDWEYIHTETLLLNRNQEAKFAESVDTVFLIDNSEDLRTPLSTLNASKVVHLPDVPEDTTLGESYRINKIVLGSTARDTEKEQTNSSVEENKAITDNPDFLDESEKIQIEDTMKSFPLHKDERILIDVRVEQKIDNVLNLEQPVQFLLSAISETGLVSLLSVLTAVLLQANNRLSSEQASCILPSNFEEVATGVLKVLNNLALLDLKFLQRMLARPDLKMEFFHLSSFLLSHCTNKWKAASDQVGMLLLESLSLLGHFALFHPGNQAVLRWGKTPTILHKICDLPFVFFSDPELMPILASTLVAACYGCNQNKGVVQQEISTEMLLPLLESCRRMLALRYNSNSDHCPVNESCDSQLSAEHKKLQVDVPTRSIRHNSRNTRILGKINGSGNSTRNGKLRNHRDCKATKNWEEVALKPNMTALETSSLMLHYRLPLSFINRAECFFSSGAP; encoded by the exons ATGGAGAATAGTGGAGAAGCAGTGGATGATCAGAGCACTGGATGGTTCAAAGTAAAAAAG AAACATAGAAATAGCTCGAAGTTGTCTCTACAGAGTTGGATTGGAGAATTTTCAGAGAAAAATGCTTCCCACCCTTCGGGTAGTAAGCCTCCATTGAGTGGAAACAATGTGAATTCCCGTGACAAGAGAAGATATCATCATCCCAAAGGAGAGGGACATTTTTCTGTACATAGTCAAAGTGCTACAGATGCCGTCACTGTGTTAAATAAAGACAAACAAAATGCGCGGCATCCTGATGACAGTGTTGTTAAGCAAAACATTGAATGTCACAAATCATCTCCTCAGAATGTTGCAAATTCTAGTGGAGTTAAATCTATTGAGAAACTGCCTCAAATAGATAAACCTGATTTGGTTGATGATACTGACAGTTTTCGCCCAGACTATAATGGGAAGCTGCATTCCGAAAATGCTTTTGGAGTTGGAATCAAGTTTGGTGCTATAGAAGATGACAATTTAATGCTTTGTAGGGAGCATGAAAGTGATCATAATTTGGTCTCTTGTACAAATTCTCAAGAAAACAAATTGGTGTCGGCATCTGCACCTGCAGATGCTGTTGTTGATCAAATGCATCCTGTAGCTCCTAAAGACCAACAGTTTGAAGATAATATTAATAACTTAAATGAAGTATCTGCCAAAAATGTTGAAGGATTTACCATCAATGAAAATATGACTCATCTAGAAAGTGGTGTTTCAAATTGCAAGGATATGCATGTTAAACTTGTCAACCGAGTAAATGAAGCTGCTAGTAGTCCCTCTGGTGTAGAGGTGAAAGTTCAGGATCCTACAGTTACAGCTGAGTTAGAGGTGAAAGTTAAGGATCCTTTAGTTACAGCTGAGGTAGAGGTGAAGGTTAAGGATCCTCTTCCTAAAGTTACAGCTGAGGTTAGTGATGGAGAAAATCAGGAGACATCTAAGATAGATGAGGATTTAAGTAATGCAGTTATGGTTGAGGATCATCCCGAGTTAGTCTCACCTGGCAATAATGGACCTAAAATTTCTGAAAAACAACATTCCTCCACAGCACCTAGTGAAGACCCCATGGATCTTCATGATGGCACCGTACAAGAAAACACGTCAAACTCTCATAACATGAATATCCCTGGAGAATGTGACACAGTTGAAAGCAAGGAAAGGTTTAGGCAGCGGCTTTGGTGCTTTTTGTTTGAGAATCTTAACAGGGCTGTAGATGAACTTTATCTCCTCTGTGAATTAGAATGTGATGTGGAGCAGATGAAAGAAGCCATTCTTGTTCTTGAAGAGGCTGCATCTGATTTTAAAGATCTAACCACTAGAGTGGAAGAGTTTGAAAAAATGAAAAGGTCGTCTTCTCAGTTCAATAATGGAGTGCCACTTAATTTGAAAAGTGACCATCGTAGACCACATGCTTTGTCATGGGAG GTGCGAAGAATGACGACTTCAGCACAAAAAGCAGAGATACTTTCTTCATCTCTTGAAGCTTTTAAGAAAATTCAGCGAGAAAGAGCTACCTTACATCAAGGTAGTGATGCAAAAGTGTCGTTGCATCTCCAATCTGATGACAAACTTAAGAAGTTGTCTACATTAAGTGATGAAATTTCCAATGCGAAGAATTTGATAGGGGACCTGAGTACAGTACAACAGAATACTAA GGATAGTTCTGCTGCTGCTGGAAAGAGTAAGAGAGAACAATCTGCTGGATTTGAAGCAGAGAAACTGCTTCCCAGGAAAGCTAAGATGTTAGCAGAAGGTGTATCTGAGAAAAATTCTAAATTGACAGATAATTGCAAGCGGCATAATACTCTATCTGAACAAGAcaaggaaaaagaaaagagaaactcAGCTCCTTGGAGATCCATGGATGCATGGAAGGAGAAGAGGAACTGGGAGGACATACTTTCATCTCCTTATCGAGTCTCTTCCCGTGTTTCTCACTCACCAGGAATGAGCAGGAGGAGTGCTGAGCGCACACGTATGTTGCATGATAAACTAATGTCTcctgaaaagaaaaagaaaactgcCAAGGATCTAAAGAGGGAAGCCGAAGAAAAGCATGCAAGGGCTTTGAGGATTAGAAGTGAGCTTGAGAATGAGAGAGTTCAGAAACTTCAGCGAACATCAGAAAAGTTAAATAGAGTAAGTGAATGGCAAGCTGTTCGAAGCATGAAGTTACGCGAGGGAATGCATGCTCGGCAACAACGCAGTGAATCTCGGCATGAAGCCTTTCTAGCTCAAGTTGTGAAGAGAGCTGGTGATGAGAGTAGCAAAGTTAATGAAGTTCGTTTTATTACTTCCTtaaatgaagagaataagaaaCTTATGTTGAGACAAAAACTACATGATTCTGAGTTGAGGAGAGCTGAGAAGCTTCAAGTTATGAAATCAAAACAAAAAGAGGATATGGCAAGAGAAGAGGCTGTTTTAGAACGTAGGAAACTAATTGAAGCTGAAAAGTTACAGCGTCTTGCTGAGACACAAAGGAGGAAGGAAGAGGCTCAATTTAGAAGGGAAGAAGAACGTAAAGCATCAAGTGCAGCACGAGAGGCACGGGCGTTGGAACAACTTCGTCGGAGGGAAGAaagagccaaggctcaacaagaagaAGCtgaacttcttgcccaaaaattGGCTGAGAAACTCAGCGAAAGTGAGCAACGTCGAAAGTTCTACCTGGAGCAAATAAGAGAGAGAGCTTCGATGGATTTCAGGGATCATTCTCCATTACTACGTCGTTCTTTGAATAAGGAGGGTCAAGGTAAATCTACACCTGCTAACCCTGGTGAAGAAAATCAGGCAAGCTGTTTGTCAGGGTTAGTAGGTTCTGCTTTTGCAACAAATAATGTCACCTTGCAGCATTCAATGAAGCGAAGGATTAAAAAAATTCGACAAAGACTTATGGCTCTAAAGTATGAATTTCCTGAACCTCTTGTTGGTGCTGAAAATACTGGAATTGGGTATAGAACGACAGTGGGAACTGCAAGGGTGAAAATTGGGAGGTGGCTTCAGGAACTTCAAAGGCTTCGACAGGCAAGAAAAGAAGGAGCTGCGAGTATTGGGTTAATAACAGCTGAGATAATTAAG TTTGTAGATGGAAAGGATGCTGAACTACAGGCTTCTCGCCAAGCTGGTCTTCTTGATTTTGTAGCTTCGGCTTTGCCTGCTTCTCATACATCAAAACCTGAAGCCTGGCAAGTGACAATACATCTTCTTAAGCTTTTGAAGGTTGTTTTGTCCATGCGTGCAAACAGGAGCTATTTTCTTGCTCAGAATCTCTTACCTCCAATCATCCCAATGCTGTCAGCTGCCCTTGAAAACTATATAAAGATTGCAGCATCTCTAAATGTCCCTGGTAATACTAGCTTGCCTTCAAGCAAAACTTCAGCTGAACAATTTGAATCGATATCTGAAGTATTGGATGGTTTCTTATGGACTGTGACAACAATAATCGGTCACATAAATTGCGAGGAACAACAGCTCCAAATGCGGGATGGCTTGCTAGAGCTATTGACTGCATACCAAGTTATTCACCGACTACGTGATCTTTTTGCTCTTTATGATCGACCCCAAGTAGAAGGATCTCCCTTCCCTTCTTCTATTCTCTTAAGCATATATTCATTGGTGGTTTTGACATCCAGACCTGAAACAAATTCTGTGATTGATTGGGAATATATACATACAGAAACACTATTACTGAACAGAAATCAGGAGGCCAAATTTGCAGAATCTGTGGATACTGTATTTCTTATAGATAACTCTGAAGATCTTAGGACTCCATTGTCTACACTGAATGCAAGTAAAGTTGTGCATCTACCGGATGTACCAGAAGATACGACATTAGGTGAATCGTATAGGATAAATAAAATTGTGTTAGGATCTACCGCACGGGATACTGAAAAAGAGCAGACTAATTCATCGGTTGAGGAAAATAAGGCCATCACGGACAATCCAGATTTTCTAGATGAATCTGAGAAAATTCAAATTGAAGACACAATGAAGTCTTTTCCACTCCATAAGGATGAGAGGATCTTGATTGATGTTAGAGTAGAACAAAAGATTGATAATGTTCTGAACCTGGAGCAACCTGTGCAGTTTCTTCTTTCTGCCATCTCAGAAACTGGGCTCGTCAGTCTTCTTTCTGTGTTGACAGCTGTGTTACTGCAGGCAAATAATAGGTTGTCTTCTGAACAG GCCTCATGTATTCTACCCTCAAATTTTGAGGAGGTGGCAACTGGAGTTCTGAAGGTGTTGAACAATTTAGCTCTTTTGGATCTTAAATTTTTGCAGAGAATGCTG GCGAGGCCAGACctgaaaatggaattcttccattTATCGAGTTTCCTCCTTTCCCATTGCACCAACAAGTGGAAAGCAGCTAGTGATCAG GTTGGTATGCTTCTTCTTGAATCTCTGTCACTACTTGGTCATTTTGCTCTGTTCCACCCAGGAAATCAAGCTGTTCTTCGATGGGGAAAGACTCCTACTATCCTTCATAAG ATATGCGATCTACCCTTTGTATTCTTCAGTGACCCCGAGCTGATGCCAATTTTAGCTAGCACACTGGTTGCTGCTTGTTATGGGTGCAACCAGAACAAGGGTGTAGTTCAGCAGGAAATTAGTACAGAAATGCTGCTCCCCCTCTTAGAATCTTGCAGGAGAATGCTGGCACTCCGGTATAATTCAAACTCAGACCATTGCCCTGTAAATGAGTCTTGTGATAGTCAGCTGAGTGCTGAACATAAGAAGCTCCAGGTTGATGTTCCGACAAGGTCTATCCGTCACAACTCTCGAAACACTAGAATTTTGGGGAAAATTAatggttcaggaaacagcacgAGAAATGGCAAGCTGAGAAATCATAGGGACTGTAAAGCAACAAAGAATTGGGAAGAAGTGGCTCTGAAGCCTAATATGACAGCTTTAGAAACTTCCTCCTTGATGTTACATTATAGATTACCTCTTAGTTTCATCAATCGGGCGGAGTGTTTCTTTTCATCGGGGGCCCCATAG